Proteins co-encoded in one Nonlabens agnitus genomic window:
- a CDS encoding DUF427 domain-containing protein — protein MKAIWNNKVIAESDTTVVVENNHYFPKSSLKQEFFKPSDKTTSCPWKGTASYYSLEVEDKTNKDAAWYYPDPKMAAKEIEGHVAFWKGVEVTK, from the coding sequence ATGAAAGCCATCTGGAACAATAAAGTCATAGCAGAAAGTGATACAACCGTAGTGGTGGAGAACAACCACTATTTCCCAAAATCTTCATTAAAACAAGAGTTCTTCAAACCCAGCGATAAAACTACCTCTTGTCCCTGGAAAGGAACAGCCAGCTATTATTCATTAGAGGTTGAGGATAAAACCAATAAGGATGCCGCATGGTATTATCCAGACCCTAAAATGGCCGCCAAAGAAATTGAGGGACATGTGGCATTTTGGAAAGGTGTTGAGGTTACTAAATAG
- a CDS encoding response regulator transcription factor, which translates to MNSSKIKILLAEDEPSLAMIVKESLETRDFEVTLCEDGQKAYDSFLSDDFDLLVLDVMMPLMDGFELATKIRKNNPSIPIVFLTAKAQTEDVLKGFHVGGNDYLKKPFSMEELIVRIHNLLERKNVQQSADTFSIGKYLFNFPQQKLSFEENEPVKLTHRESHLLYHLIQNKNKVLDRSYILQKLWGSDDFFTGRSMDVFITKLRKKLAKDEALEIVNVRGYGYKLLCR; encoded by the coding sequence GAAGATGAGCCCTCGCTCGCCATGATTGTAAAGGAAAGTCTCGAAACCAGAGATTTTGAAGTCACTCTTTGTGAAGATGGTCAGAAAGCCTACGACTCCTTTTTAAGCGATGATTTTGATCTATTAGTACTGGACGTTATGATGCCCTTAATGGATGGTTTTGAACTTGCGACCAAAATCAGAAAAAACAACCCGTCGATCCCTATCGTTTTTCTAACGGCTAAAGCACAGACAGAAGATGTCCTTAAAGGTTTTCATGTAGGAGGTAATGATTATTTGAAAAAACCATTTTCTATGGAAGAATTGATTGTACGCATTCACAATCTTCTGGAACGTAAAAATGTACAGCAATCAGCTGATACGTTTAGTATAGGCAAATATCTTTTCAACTTTCCGCAGCAAAAGTTGAGTTTTGAAGAGAACGAACCCGTGAAGCTTACACATAGGGAATCCCACTTACTCTATCACCTTATACAGAATAAAAACAAGGTACTGGATCGCAGTTATATCTTACAAAAGCTTTGGGGCAGTGACGATTTTTTTACTGGCCGCAGCATGGATGTTTTTATCACAAAGTTGCGCAAGAAGCTTGCTAAAGATGAAGCTTTGGAAATCGTGAACGTTAGAGGTTATGGTTACAAATTGCTGTGCCGATAG
- a CDS encoding L-histidine N(alpha)-methyltransferase: MTKKETFQKEFEDHVKKGLTSSPKYLSSKYIYDDKGDRLFQQIMELPEYYLTGAEYNIIDSYKTDLRKLLTIDGGFDLIELGAGDGKKTKVLLKELCDHQTDFTYKPIDISQNAIDQLAQDLLQVFPNLDVQGEQGTYFKVLEELAQYNKRPKAIFVLGSNIGNLQHPEAIDFLSKLREIMSNKDVLFMGFDQKKDPLTIQNAYADSQGITQEFNRNLLHRINKEMQADFPVDVFEHWEAYDPQTGTAKSYLLATEPCTVDVRHLNLQVEFKKWETIHTEISQKYDDDTVEWLAQKAGLSIAGIYEDDREYFKNYLFKRDS; this comes from the coding sequence ATGACTAAAAAAGAGACCTTTCAAAAGGAATTTGAAGACCATGTCAAAAAAGGACTGACTTCATCTCCTAAATACTTGAGTTCAAAATATATCTATGATGATAAAGGCGACCGTCTATTTCAACAAATCATGGAGTTACCAGAATACTATCTCACAGGAGCCGAGTATAATATTATAGATTCCTATAAAACAGATTTACGCAAACTATTAACCATTGATGGCGGCTTTGATTTGATCGAGTTGGGTGCCGGTGATGGTAAAAAAACAAAAGTGTTGCTCAAGGAATTGTGTGATCATCAAACTGATTTTACATATAAACCCATCGATATTAGCCAAAATGCGATTGATCAATTGGCACAGGATTTATTGCAAGTGTTTCCCAATCTAGATGTGCAAGGCGAGCAAGGAACCTATTTTAAGGTGCTGGAAGAACTTGCCCAGTACAACAAAAGACCCAAAGCGATTTTTGTCCTAGGCTCCAACATAGGGAATCTTCAACATCCAGAAGCCATTGATTTTTTAAGTAAGCTAAGAGAAATCATGAGCAATAAGGATGTCTTGTTTATGGGGTTTGATCAAAAGAAAGATCCGTTAACGATTCAAAATGCTTATGCCGATTCCCAGGGCATCACACAGGAGTTCAATAGAAATCTTTTGCACCGCATCAATAAAGAAATGCAGGCTGATTTTCCAGTAGATGTTTTTGAACATTGGGAAGCATACGATCCACAAACAGGAACGGCAAAGAGCTATCTACTTGCCACGGAACCTTGTACGGTTGACGTGAGGCATTTAAACCTACAAGTTGAGTTTAAGAAATGGGAAACCATTCATACCGAGATTTCTCAAAAATATGATGATGATACTGTGGAGTGGCTTGCGCAGAAGGCAGGTCTGTCTATCGCAGGTATTTACGAAGACGATCGTGAATATTTCAAGAATTATCTTTTTAAAAGAGATTCGTAA